A window of the Polaribacter batillariae genome harbors these coding sequences:
- a CDS encoding lipocalin family protein, translated as MIKKILLVFVTTTLLLACKSNDNVDISLSNSDIVGTWNLIAFSSDASGKISSKGIDVDFTSNSVGKNFNITYTFDENPNLISAKGKFTIVTTSIANGKSTGAQEAEATAINGLGSGKWKLNKNSITFNNPDGTSNVVEVIEFSGKNMKLKASIDQDAILPTVSGADFDIKADVFITLEKQ; from the coding sequence ATGATTAAAAAAATTTTATTAGTATTCGTAACAACTACATTATTATTAGCATGCAAATCTAACGACAATGTAGATATTTCATTATCAAATTCAGATATTGTAGGAACTTGGAATCTTATCGCATTTAGTTCAGATGCTAGTGGTAAAATTAGTTCCAAAGGCATTGATGTAGATTTTACATCAAATAGTGTTGGTAAAAATTTTAATATTACCTATACTTTTGATGAAAACCCGAACTTAATTTCTGCAAAAGGAAAATTTACCATTGTTACAACAAGTATTGCAAATGGTAAATCTACAGGGGCTCAAGAAGCAGAAGCAACAGCAATAAATGGTTTAGGTTCTGGTAAGTGGAAACTTAATAAAAACTCCATTACTTTTAATAATCCAGATGGAACTTCAAATGTAGTTGAAGTAATTGAGTTTTCAGGTAAAAATATGAAGTTAAAGGCCTCTATAGATCAAGATGCTATTTTACCTACAGTTAGTGGAGCAGATTTTGATATTAAAGCTGATGTATTCATTACCTTAGAAAAGCAATAA
- the pepE gene encoding dipeptidase PepE yields MKKMIIASTSTIHGSAYLEYLLPTLTTFFKNIKTLLFIPYARAGGISYDAYTAIAQKAFKKIDINVQGIHEYKNASEAIFNAEGIFTGGGNTFELVHQIYKNDILIDLKKVIENGTPYLGTSAGSNICGATMMNTNDMPIVYPPSFKTLGCIPFNINAHYLDPIEGSTHMGETRETRIKEFHVFNETPVLGLREGSWLSVKNDTIVLQGKYTARLFLKDKKPIELESGVEVLV; encoded by the coding sequence ATGAAAAAAATGATAATTGCAAGCACATCTACAATACACGGAAGTGCATATTTAGAATATTTGTTACCTACATTAACGACGTTTTTTAAAAATATAAAAACATTACTTTTTATTCCTTATGCAAGGGCAGGAGGCATTTCTTACGATGCTTACACAGCAATTGCCCAAAAAGCTTTTAAAAAAATAGATATTAATGTACAAGGAATTCACGAATACAAAAATGCAAGCGAAGCCATTTTTAATGCTGAAGGAATTTTTACTGGTGGTGGAAATACGTTTGAGTTGGTACATCAAATTTATAAAAATGATATTTTAATTGATTTAAAAAAGGTAATAGAAAATGGCACACCGTATTTAGGAACCAGTGCAGGTAGCAATATTTGCGGAGCTACTATGATGAATACGAATGATATGCCCATAGTATATCCGCCAAGTTTTAAAACTTTGGGGTGCATACCTTTTAATATCAATGCCCATTATTTAGACCCGATAGAAGGCTCTACACACATGGGAGAAACACGTGAAACGAGAATTAAAGAGTTTCATGTTTTTAATGAAACTCCTGTTTTAGGTTTGCGTGAAGGCAGTTGGCTTTCTGTTAAAAACGATACCATTGTACTTCAAGGAAAATACACCGCAAGATTATTTCTTAAAGATAAAAAACCGATTGAGCTAGAAAGTGGAGTAGAGGTTCTTGTTTAG
- the ribB gene encoding 3,4-dihydroxy-2-butanone-4-phosphate synthase, which translates to MTTKTTTKNTKLNSISEAIEDIRNGKVIIVVDDENRENEGDFLAAAEKVTPEMINFMATHGRGLICAPLTEKRCKELDLGMMVYNNTDPMETAFTVSVDLRGKGVTTGISASDRALTIKALIEKDTKPYDLARPGHIFPLRAKDGGVLRRTGHTEAAIDFARLAGFQPAGVIVEIMNEDGTMARLPQLLEVAKKFDIKIVSIEDLVAYRMEHDSLIEKKEDFDIKTRFGEFRLRAYQQTTNKQVHIALTKGSWSKDEGILTRVNSTLVNNDILGTLTNNADKKLDQMFQVINEEGKGAIIFVNQQNQSQNLLSRLQVLKENQANNELKAPAIKMDNKDFGIGAQILHDLNISKLKLITNSQQSKRVGMIGYGLEIVDYVNY; encoded by the coding sequence ATGACCACTAAAACCACCACAAAAAACACAAAATTAAACAGCATTTCTGAAGCGATTGAAGATATTAGAAACGGAAAAGTTATTATCGTTGTAGATGATGAAAACAGAGAAAATGAAGGCGATTTTCTTGCTGCAGCAGAAAAAGTAACTCCAGAGATGATTAATTTTATGGCAACACATGGTCGTGGATTAATTTGTGCACCATTAACTGAAAAACGCTGTAAAGAACTAGATTTAGGAATGATGGTTTATAACAATACAGATCCTATGGAAACTGCATTTACAGTTTCTGTAGATTTACGTGGAAAGGGAGTTACCACTGGAATTTCTGCATCAGACAGAGCTTTAACAATAAAAGCGTTGATCGAAAAAGACACAAAACCATACGATTTAGCAAGACCAGGACATATTTTTCCTTTGAGAGCAAAAGATGGTGGTGTTTTAAGAAGAACTGGGCATACAGAAGCCGCAATTGATTTTGCACGTTTGGCAGGCTTTCAACCAGCAGGGGTAATCGTAGAGATTATGAACGAAGATGGCACCATGGCGCGTTTGCCTCAACTTTTAGAAGTTGCTAAAAAGTTCGATATTAAAATTGTTTCTATTGAAGATTTGGTGGCATACAGAATGGAACACGATTCTTTAATTGAGAAAAAAGAAGACTTCGATATTAAAACTCGTTTTGGAGAATTTAGGTTAAGAGCTTACCAACAAACCACCAATAAGCAAGTTCATATAGCACTTACAAAAGGTTCTTGGTCTAAAGATGAAGGAATTTTAACCAGAGTAAATTCAACATTAGTAAACAACGACATTTTAGGAACGCTTACCAATAATGCCGATAAAAAACTAGACCAAATGTTTCAAGTGATTAACGAAGAAGGAAAAGGAGCTATTATTTTTGTAAATCAGCAAAACCAATCGCAAAACTTATTAAGCAGATTGCAAGTTCTTAAAGAAAACCAAGCCAATAACGAATTAAAAGCACCAGCCATTAAAATGGATAACAAAGACTTTGGTATTGGAGCTCAAATTCTGCACGATTTAAACATTAGCAAATTAAAGTTAATTACCAACTCTCAACAATCAAAAAGAGTAGGAATGATTGGCTATGGGTTAGAGATTGTAGATTATGTAAATTATTAG
- a CDS encoding carboxypeptidase-like regulatory domain-containing protein, producing MKRTLSILFISISFACFSQKNKTLFFGKIIDSSTVVKNAHIINLNTKRGTFSNDRGLFEILASENDSLQISSIGFKTQKIKVKKLHFREK from the coding sequence ATGAAAAGAACTTTGTCCATACTTTTTATTAGCATTTCGTTTGCCTGCTTTTCTCAAAAAAACAAAACGCTGTTCTTCGGAAAAATTATAGATTCTTCAACCGTTGTAAAAAACGCACACATTATCAACCTAAACACAAAAAGAGGTACGTTTTCTAATGATCGTGGTTTGTTTGAAATTTTGGCTTCAGAAAACGACAGTTTACAAATTTCTTCGATAGGTTTTAAAACCCAAAAAATAAAAGTAAAAAAATTGCATTTTAGAGAAAAATAA
- a CDS encoding DUF6702 family protein → MKFKKTLLILAIIPLLSFSAHKYYLSLTQIKYKSEAKSLQIIINVFMDDIETALNKDYNIDLQLTSKKELKNNDVYFEKYLKDKLEFKVDNKIRKFNYIGKEYEGDLVFFYLEIENIAKVSKIEISNKILIHHFPEQQNLIKSKVGNKHKSVLLSKEETHATLTY, encoded by the coding sequence ATGAAATTTAAAAAAACACTGCTAATATTAGCAATAATACCACTTCTCTCTTTTTCTGCTCACAAGTACTATCTAAGTTTAACGCAGATAAAATATAAAAGCGAAGCAAAATCGTTACAAATAATTATTAATGTTTTTATGGACGATATAGAAACAGCATTAAATAAAGATTACAATATCGATTTACAACTTACTTCTAAAAAAGAGCTTAAAAATAACGATGTTTATTTCGAAAAATATTTAAAAGACAAACTTGAATTTAAGGTCGATAATAAAATTCGAAAATTTAATTATATTGGAAAAGAATATGAAGGTGATTTGGTTTTCTTTTATTTAGAAATCGAAAACATTGCAAAAGTTTCTAAAATAGAAATTTCTAATAAAATATTAATTCATCATTTTCCAGAACAACAAAACTTAATAAAATCTAAAGTTGGTAATAAACACAAAAGTGTTTTATTATCAAAAGAAGAAACACACGCAACTTTAACCTACTAA
- a CDS encoding carboxypeptidase-like regulatory domain-containing protein, whose protein sequence is MLNKILFSSLFCLFTIISFSQERRFIVNGKVTDSLSTVRNANIINLKTNQGTFSSDDGEFRIFVREGDSLRVSSVQHITKVVVVSKENIKRKKINIRVKFNTIVLDEFELKRNNLSGRLGIDSKSVPKNKKDSLLREVMDFSKVDMKVVEAPDHIDKRVKPPMNNTDPTANFVGASAKAIIPFKHSEKLWALRKELAIKKEFPYKIMSELGEKFFFEKLKIPVENYFHFLEYCNPLGVEKLYKDGKILDIIKIFQRESKLYLKIINKE, encoded by the coding sequence ATGTTAAATAAAATACTCTTTTCTTCACTTTTTTGTCTTTTTACTATCATTTCTTTTTCTCAGGAAAGAAGATTTATTGTAAATGGTAAGGTTACAGACTCGTTAAGTACTGTTAGAAACGCAAATATTATCAACTTAAAAACCAACCAAGGTACATTTTCTTCGGATGATGGAGAGTTTAGAATTTTCGTAAGAGAAGGCGATTCTTTACGAGTTTCTTCTGTACAACACATTACAAAAGTTGTTGTTGTAAGCAAAGAGAATATCAAACGAAAAAAAATTAACATTCGAGTAAAGTTTAATACAATTGTGTTAGATGAATTCGAATTGAAAAGAAATAATTTATCTGGCAGACTAGGCATCGATTCTAAAAGCGTTCCAAAAAATAAAAAAGACTCTCTTTTAAGAGAAGTTATGGACTTTTCGAAAGTAGATATGAAAGTAGTAGAAGCTCCAGATCACATCGACAAAAGGGTAAAACCTCCTATGAATAATACAGATCCAACCGCTAATTTTGTTGGAGCTAGTGCGAAAGCTATTATTCCTTTTAAACATTCAGAAAAACTTTGGGCACTAAGAAAAGAGCTTGCTATTAAGAAAGAATTCCCTTATAAAATTATGTCGGAATTAGGCGAAAAATTCTTCTTCGAAAAACTAAAAATTCCTGTCGAAAACTATTTTCATTTTTTAGAATATTGCAATCCTTTAGGGGTGGAAAAGTTATATAAAGACGGAAAAATTTTAGATATTATTAAGATTTTTCAAAGAGAGAGTAAATTGTATTTAAAAATAATAAACAAAGAGTAA